A window from Brucella sp. BE17 encodes these proteins:
- a CDS encoding SMP-30/gluconolactonase/LRE family protein, translating into MIVPSADLDELYNDCRWAEGPVWFGDLNCLLWSDIPNQRILRWVPDGGVSTFRQPSNFANGNTRDREGRLVSCEHGGRRVTRTELDGSITVLADSYQGKKLNAPNDVIVRSDGTVWFTDPTYGIMADYEGYKADPEQPARNVYRLDPKSGELIAVITDFEQPNGLAFSPDETRLFVADSAYSHDRTAPRHIRVFDVVDDGKRLTGGEVFCTIDNGLPDGFRLDTDGNLWSSAEDGVHCFSSRGDLLGKIKTPQTVANLTFGGPRRNRLFIAATKSLYAVYLTVTGAQYP; encoded by the coding sequence ATGATCGTGCCAAGCGCCGATCTCGACGAGCTTTACAACGATTGCCGCTGGGCAGAGGGGCCAGTGTGGTTCGGCGATCTGAATTGCCTGCTTTGGAGCGATATACCCAACCAGCGTATTCTGCGCTGGGTACCGGATGGCGGCGTTTCCACCTTTCGGCAACCTTCCAATTTTGCCAATGGCAACACCCGTGACCGCGAAGGGCGGCTGGTTTCCTGTGAACATGGCGGACGTCGTGTCACCCGAACGGAGCTGGATGGCAGTATCACCGTGCTTGCAGACAGCTATCAGGGCAAAAAGCTCAATGCGCCCAATGATGTCATCGTGCGCTCTGATGGCACCGTTTGGTTTACCGACCCGACATATGGAATCATGGCTGATTATGAAGGCTACAAGGCCGACCCCGAGCAGCCAGCCCGAAACGTATACCGTCTTGATCCGAAAAGCGGTGAGCTCATAGCGGTTATCACCGATTTTGAGCAACCAAACGGGCTTGCCTTTTCACCGGATGAAACCAGACTGTTCGTTGCGGACAGTGCCTATAGCCACGACAGGACCGCACCTCGTCATATCCGCGTTTTTGATGTCGTTGACGATGGCAAGCGCCTCACTGGCGGCGAAGTTTTCTGCACGATCGACAACGGATTGCCGGATGGTTTTCGCTTGGATACCGATGGCAACCTGTGGAGCAGCGCTGAAGACGGCGTGCATTGCTTTTCATCGCGGGGCGATCTGCTTGGCAAGATCAAGACGCCACAAACCGTCGCAAATCTCACCTTTGGCGGACCACGCCGTAACAGGCTTTTCATTGCGGCCACCAAGTCACTCTATGCGGTTTATCTCACGGTCACAGGCGCGCAATATCCATGA
- a CDS encoding ABC transporter permease, with product MTAVSVLTSRPWIWSFIATIAVWLITILFTGGAGAAGLSHAAFTFASFSVIVGLGQMFVITLGPGNIDLSVPATMTLAATLALKLMDTQASMVLAGLAVALLIGLGIGICNYALIKLLRIPPIIATLSMSFLIQSTAIWSNRGLRVKPPEVLAQFATSSLFGIPNVAIIALLLSIIGWVLLRKTIYGRWISAIGQNPFAARMAGVPVDGTRFVTYLLCAVLASLCGFLLACFSGGAALNMGTEYLLMSIAVVIIGGTAVAGGDSNIPGIWGAALFMFLIVSMLNTYGFGAGVRLVLTGLTIIAVIFLASSRRPDR from the coding sequence ATGACCGCTGTCTCCGTCCTCACAAGCCGCCCATGGATATGGTCGTTCATCGCAACCATTGCCGTCTGGCTCATAACCATATTGTTTACCGGTGGCGCCGGTGCTGCCGGGCTTTCTCATGCTGCCTTCACCTTCGCCTCCTTCTCGGTGATCGTCGGCCTTGGACAGATGTTCGTCATCACGCTTGGCCCCGGCAATATCGACCTCTCGGTCCCTGCAACCATGACCCTTGCCGCGACACTGGCATTGAAACTGATGGATACACAGGCAAGCATGGTGCTGGCAGGGCTTGCAGTAGCCCTGCTGATCGGGCTTGGCATCGGTATCTGCAATTATGCGCTGATCAAACTCCTGCGCATCCCGCCAATTATCGCAACCTTGTCGATGAGCTTCCTGATCCAGTCGACAGCGATCTGGAGCAATCGCGGTCTGCGGGTAAAACCGCCGGAAGTTTTGGCACAGTTCGCAACGTCATCTCTTTTCGGAATTCCCAATGTGGCCATCATAGCCCTGCTTCTGTCGATTATCGGCTGGGTGCTTCTAAGAAAAACAATATATGGCCGCTGGATTTCAGCCATAGGGCAAAACCCGTTTGCCGCGCGCATGGCCGGTGTTCCGGTTGATGGTACACGCTTTGTCACCTACCTGCTTTGTGCGGTTCTGGCATCGCTGTGCGGCTTTCTGCTTGCCTGCTTTTCGGGCGGTGCGGCACTCAATATGGGCACTGAATATCTTTTGATGTCGATTGCCGTTGTCATCATCGGCGGCACCGCCGTTGCAGGTGGCGATTCCAATATCCCAGGTATTTGGGGTGCCGCTCTCTTCATGTTCCTCATAGTATCGATGCTCAACACCTATGGCTTCGGTGCCGGTGTTCGTCTGGTTCTGACAGGACTTACCATCATTGCGGTTATTTTCCTCGCCAGCAGCCGCAGGCCTGATCGCTAA
- a CDS encoding ABC transporter permease — MRLSASSLRLLTPVFSLALLLAAVFYMQPRAMSYTGLNLLFNLAVPIALATIAQMLIMAVNDLDLSMGTFVSFVVCVAATYLNTDPVIGILILALAIAAYAALGAIIHLRNLPSIVVTLGMSFVWGGFAVLLLPSPGGQAPDWARWIMTTKPPFIPMAIVASILVAIITHFIVMRTTFGVLLRGAGGNARSIERAGWSITAIRAGTYALAAFFAVLAGIALVGLTTSADANIALRYTLLSIAGVILGGGEFVGGRISPIGAVIGALTLTLAGSFLSFMRISPDWQIGAQGAILIMVLALRLFLNRLDRREKKQ; from the coding sequence ATGCGCCTTTCCGCCTCATCTCTGCGCCTGCTAACGCCGGTTTTCTCGCTCGCTTTGCTGCTGGCCGCCGTTTTCTACATGCAACCGCGGGCCATGAGTTACACCGGCCTCAACCTGCTGTTTAATCTCGCAGTGCCGATTGCGCTCGCAACCATCGCACAGATGCTCATCATGGCGGTCAACGATCTTGACCTCTCGATGGGAACTTTTGTGAGCTTCGTCGTCTGCGTGGCCGCAACCTACCTCAACACCGACCCCGTTATCGGTATTCTGATCCTTGCTCTGGCGATAGCAGCCTATGCAGCACTTGGTGCCATCATCCATCTACGCAATCTGCCTTCCATTGTGGTGACACTTGGCATGAGCTTTGTCTGGGGTGGCTTTGCCGTGCTGCTGTTACCGTCACCCGGTGGTCAGGCCCCCGACTGGGCGCGTTGGATCATGACGACCAAACCACCCTTCATACCAATGGCGATTGTCGCAAGCATTCTGGTTGCCATCATCACGCATTTCATCGTCATGCGAACGACGTTTGGTGTGTTGTTGCGTGGTGCAGGTGGCAATGCCCGCTCCATCGAGCGTGCGGGCTGGTCCATCACCGCCATCCGTGCCGGCACCTATGCGCTTGCAGCTTTCTTTGCAGTGCTTGCCGGTATCGCCCTTGTCGGGCTGACAACTTCGGCAGATGCCAATATTGCCCTGCGTTATACGCTGCTTTCCATTGCCGGTGTCATCTTGGGCGGCGGTGAATTCGTAGGCGGTCGCATTTCACCGATTGGTGCCGTTATCGGTGCGCTGACGCTCACCCTTGCTGGTTCCTTTCTGTCCTTCATGCGTATTTCACCCGACTGGCAGATCGGTGCGCAGGGCGCAATTCTGATCATGGTGCTGGCGCTTCGCCTGTTTCTCAATCGCCTTGATCGCCGGGAGAAAAAGCAATGA
- a CDS encoding sugar ABC transporter ATP-binding protein has translation MSHSIDKGEVVAARNIRVQFGAVKALDGADLVIHEGECVGLVGHNGAGKSTIVNVINGGLAPHEGNLSYHGETGHGVATARKHGVRCVFQELSLFPNLTIAENVRIMQRDLTGVSWRGKAIDLIAKKLGEIFPGHRIDCTATVDELSIAERQMVEIAINFTAPGIAPKLVILDEPTSSLDAGIAAQLMAYVRRFVGTGGAVILISHMLGEILATADRIIVMKDGKVVANRNAQDFTNRSLVEAMGSVEREKAARRAAKTDTTGQAVLSSVKRANDIKPFQAFKGEVVGLAGLAGHGQTKMLLDLYYARRPNWLPARNCEIAFVAGDRSLNGTFPLWSILHNLTIGSLDRLSSLKLVDPIREDKLGAQWKDKIQIRTPDMGNRILSLSGGNQQKVLFARALATSADVILMDDPMRGVDVGTKQEVYEILRHEAENGRTFVWYSTEMDEIELCDRVYVFRDGAIVTELIDNEITEKNVLAASFEGGHE, from the coding sequence ATGTCTCATTCAATCGACAAAGGCGAGGTGGTTGCCGCACGCAATATTCGTGTGCAGTTCGGTGCGGTAAAGGCACTGGACGGCGCTGACCTCGTGATCCATGAAGGCGAATGCGTCGGCCTTGTCGGCCATAATGGTGCTGGCAAATCCACCATCGTCAATGTCATCAATGGCGGCCTTGCCCCACATGAAGGCAACCTGTCCTATCACGGCGAAACAGGCCATGGGGTTGCAACCGCACGCAAACACGGGGTGCGCTGCGTGTTTCAGGAGCTGTCGCTTTTTCCCAATCTGACCATTGCCGAAAATGTCCGCATCATGCAGCGTGACCTCACCGGCGTAAGCTGGCGCGGCAAAGCTATCGATCTCATTGCAAAAAAACTCGGCGAGATCTTCCCCGGTCACAGAATCGATTGCACTGCAACCGTTGACGAGCTGTCCATTGCCGAGCGGCAGATGGTAGAAATCGCCATCAATTTTACAGCTCCAGGAATAGCGCCGAAGCTGGTCATTCTCGATGAGCCGACCTCATCGCTCGATGCGGGCATCGCCGCTCAGCTGATGGCCTATGTTCGCCGCTTTGTCGGCACGGGCGGTGCGGTTATCCTCATCTCCCATATGCTTGGTGAAATTCTCGCGACCGCAGACCGGATCATCGTTATGAAGGACGGCAAGGTCGTCGCCAATCGTAATGCTCAAGATTTTACCAATCGCAGTCTTGTCGAAGCTATGGGCAGCGTCGAGCGCGAAAAAGCGGCACGCCGCGCGGCTAAGACGGACACGACCGGCCAAGCAGTCCTCTCCTCAGTCAAACGCGCCAACGACATCAAGCCGTTTCAGGCTTTCAAAGGCGAAGTCGTCGGACTGGCTGGGCTTGCAGGTCATGGCCAGACAAAGATGCTGCTTGATCTTTATTATGCGCGTCGGCCAAACTGGTTGCCTGCACGCAATTGTGAAATCGCATTTGTTGCAGGCGACCGTAGTCTTAACGGTACATTCCCGCTGTGGAGCATCCTGCACAATCTCACCATTGGTTCGCTTGATCGCCTTTCATCGCTGAAGCTTGTCGACCCGATACGTGAAGACAAACTGGGTGCGCAATGGAAAGACAAGATTCAAATTCGCACGCCCGATATGGGCAATCGCATCCTGTCGCTTTCGGGTGGCAATCAGCAAAAAGTGCTTTTTGCTCGCGCACTTGCCACCAGCGCCGATGTTATTCTGATGGATGACCCTATGCGCGGTGTCGATGTCGGCACCAAACAGGAAGTCTATGAGATTCTACGCCATGAAGCTGAGAACGGCCGCACCTTTGTCTGGTATTCTACCGAAATGGACGAGATCGAACTGTGTGATCGTGTCTATGTCTTTCGCGACGGTGCCATTGTGACTGAACTGATTGACAACGAAATCACGGAAAAAAACGTGCTTGCTGCTTCCTTTGAGGGAGGACACGAATAA
- a CDS encoding ABC transporter substrate-binding protein, with protein MKLGKILLASAALAAVMASGNASADTSSKKIAFSNNYAGNSWRQAMLQSWDKVTKEAVSAGTVSAADAFTTAENQATEQAAQIQNMILQGYDAIVVNAASPTALNGAVKEACDAGITVVSFDGIVTEPCAWRIAVDFKAMGEGQVEYLAKRLPDGGNLLEIRGLAGVSVDDELHAGIQEGVKKHPNFKIVGSVHGDWAADVAQRAVAGVLPSLPKIDAVVTQGGDGYGAAQAFAAAKRETPIIIMGNREDELQWWKSQKDADGYETMSVSIAPGVSTLAFWVAQQILDGKEVKKDLVVPFLSVSQESLEEDLGNTQKGGVANVEYSLEDAQKVIADAK; from the coding sequence ATGAAGCTTGGGAAAATTCTTTTGGCATCCGCTGCACTCGCCGCTGTCATGGCGTCGGGTAACGCATCTGCCGATACATCATCGAAAAAGATCGCTTTTTCTAACAATTATGCTGGAAACTCATGGCGTCAGGCCATGCTTCAGAGCTGGGACAAGGTAACGAAAGAAGCCGTCAGCGCAGGCACCGTGTCTGCAGCCGACGCTTTCACCACCGCTGAAAATCAAGCGACTGAACAGGCCGCGCAGATTCAGAACATGATCCTGCAGGGCTATGACGCTATCGTCGTCAACGCCGCTTCCCCAACTGCTTTGAATGGTGCAGTCAAGGAAGCCTGCGATGCAGGCATTACCGTGGTTTCGTTCGATGGTATCGTCACCGAGCCTTGCGCATGGCGTATCGCCGTTGACTTCAAGGCAATGGGCGAAGGTCAGGTCGAGTATCTTGCAAAGCGTCTGCCCGACGGCGGAAATCTCCTTGAAATTCGCGGCCTTGCCGGCGTTTCCGTGGATGACGAACTACATGCTGGTATTCAGGAAGGCGTGAAAAAGCATCCCAATTTCAAGATCGTCGGTTCGGTCCATGGCGACTGGGCGGCGGATGTCGCACAGCGCGCGGTAGCCGGTGTTCTGCCAAGCCTGCCGAAGATCGATGCCGTTGTCACACAGGGCGGTGACGGCTACGGCGCAGCACAGGCTTTTGCTGCTGCAAAGCGAGAAACGCCAATCATCATCATGGGCAACCGCGAAGACGAATTGCAGTGGTGGAAGAGCCAAAAGGATGCCGATGGCTATGAAACCATGTCGGTTTCAATTGCACCGGGTGTTTCAACACTTGCGTTCTGGGTCGCACAACAAATTCTCGACGGCAAGGAAGTCAAGAAAGATCTCGTCGTTCCATTCCTGAGCGTCAGCCAGGAATCGCTCGAAGAGGACCTTGGAAACACCCAGAAGGGTGGCGTTGCTAACGTCGAATATTCGCTTGAAGACGCGCAGAAGGTCATTGCAGACGCGAAGTAG
- a CDS encoding sensor histidine kinase, with product MLELASARLLDRYLNISRLLAGQLDFDSIIQSVADEINHIVPYDHLDVCIKMIDGKFHIAYESGIATAWSLNPPALLSGSPIRTLLSGEAAYLLTDDARTDPRFHFEGAFSTPIIEHDLKARLHVPLKAQGNIIGALSCSSLKVGNYALRDVENAQSIADLLAPYFFAIRAAEQAKRSAIVETEARAREEGLRFGALKLTEALEIERHRIGMDLHDQTLADLTRLARHVERLTRAPDLSGEQLEPLFRGLQHCMQDLRQIIEEAKPSVLQLFGFAQATENHLDRSIRESGIAIEWVLDDQSDGMADRLEETVATSLFRIVQEAINNAIRHALAGEILVRLRDKGGRLLVEVFDDGIGIERQAQRSGHGIDNMRTRARLISANFAIRKNAEGSGTCVMIHLPPDMCGTNGG from the coding sequence TTGCTGGAACTAGCGTCTGCGCGCCTGCTGGATCGCTATCTGAATATCTCCAGATTGTTGGCAGGGCAGCTTGATTTCGATTCCATCATTCAGTCGGTTGCTGACGAAATCAATCATATTGTGCCCTATGACCATCTCGATGTCTGTATCAAGATGATCGATGGAAAGTTTCACATCGCCTATGAAAGTGGTATTGCGACGGCATGGAGCCTTAACCCGCCAGCGCTTTTGTCGGGGAGTCCTATTCGCACGCTGCTGTCCGGCGAGGCTGCATATCTGCTTACCGATGATGCACGCACCGATCCGCGCTTTCATTTTGAAGGCGCGTTTTCGACGCCGATTATCGAGCATGACCTTAAAGCTCGGCTGCATGTGCCGCTAAAAGCGCAGGGGAATATCATTGGTGCGCTGAGCTGCTCCAGCTTGAAAGTCGGCAATTATGCATTGCGCGATGTGGAGAATGCTCAATCGATCGCCGATCTTCTGGCTCCTTATTTCTTTGCTATCCGTGCAGCCGAACAGGCAAAGCGGTCGGCAATCGTGGAAACAGAAGCGCGCGCCCGTGAAGAGGGGCTGCGCTTTGGCGCGCTCAAACTCACCGAGGCCTTGGAAATCGAACGCCATCGCATTGGTATGGATTTGCATGATCAGACACTTGCAGACCTCACGCGCCTTGCCCGACATGTCGAGCGGCTTACTCGAGCGCCGGATCTTTCCGGCGAACAGCTCGAACCCTTGTTCCGTGGTTTGCAGCATTGTATGCAGGACCTCCGTCAAATCATTGAAGAAGCAAAACCTTCCGTGCTTCAACTTTTCGGCTTTGCACAGGCAACTGAGAACCATCTTGATCGATCAATCCGCGAAAGTGGTATTGCCATCGAATGGGTGCTGGACGATCAGAGCGACGGCATGGCAGACAGGCTTGAGGAAACAGTTGCGACTTCGCTTTTCCGCATTGTGCAGGAAGCCATTAACAATGCGATCCGCCACGCCCTTGCGGGAGAAATCCTTGTTCGTCTGCGGGACAAGGGTGGGCGGCTTCTTGTTGAAGTCTTTGACGACGGCATCGGCATTGAACGTCAGGCACAGCGCAGCGGGCATGGTATAGACAATATGCGCACACGGGCTCGGCTGATTTCAGCGAATTTTGCTATCAGAAAGAATGCCGAAGGCAGCGGTACATGCGTGATGATCCATCTGCCCCCGGATATGTGTGGTACGAATGGAGGATAG
- a CDS encoding response regulator transcription factor — protein MHVLIVEDDPLHRAYLGEAIRAALPECSDVLEAENGSAGEKLARMHRAAHIVMDLQMSGRNGIEAARTIWKENPETRILFWSNYADEAYVRGVSRIVPEGAAYGYVLKSASDDKLRLALRSIFVEAQCVIDREVRGLQQKSLGQASGFSESEYEILIDIALGLTDRMIARRRNLSLRSVQNRLQQLYEKLGVYEDKGETDEGRFNLRTRAVTVAFLRKLLNYNALEKAEAELSEWLQ, from the coding sequence ATGCACGTTTTGATCGTAGAGGATGATCCGTTGCATCGCGCTTATCTGGGCGAAGCGATCCGCGCAGCATTGCCGGAATGCAGCGACGTGCTGGAAGCAGAGAATGGTTCTGCGGGTGAGAAGCTCGCACGTATGCATCGTGCGGCGCATATCGTGATGGACTTGCAAATGAGTGGACGCAACGGCATTGAAGCGGCGCGCACCATCTGGAAGGAAAATCCCGAAACCCGCATCCTGTTCTGGTCGAACTATGCCGATGAGGCCTATGTGCGTGGTGTTTCGCGGATCGTGCCGGAGGGCGCTGCTTACGGCTATGTGCTCAAATCGGCTTCCGATGACAAATTACGGCTGGCACTGCGTAGTATTTTTGTCGAAGCACAATGCGTCATCGACCGCGAAGTGCGCGGCTTGCAGCAAAAGAGCCTCGGTCAAGCCAGTGGCTTTAGCGAAAGTGAATATGAAATTCTGATCGATATAGCCTTGGGGCTGACTGATCGTATGATTGCACGCCGCCGGAATCTGTCGCTACGAAGCGTTCAAAACAGGTTGCAGCAACTCTATGAAAAGCTCGGTGTTTATGAGGATAAGGGCGAGACGGATGAGGGTCGGTTCAACCTCCGTACCCGTGCCGTGACCGTCGCGTTCTTGCGCAAGCTTCTCAATTATAATGCATTAGAAAAAGCTGAAGCCGAGTTAAGTGAATGGTTACAATGA
- a CDS encoding phosphomannomutase: protein MAVSFGTSGLRGPAADFTDKVCVAYIFAFLRHLARDFDFQNVYVAADLRDSSPRIAKACTAAIEGQGKVAIWAGNVPTPALASYAMERNAPAIMITGSHIPEAYNGIKFYRPDGEFLKEDEAPVRLLAEELLVEGLPDGDTGDGELGLPLEAVEQNYILRAVEAFGPQALSGLKIGIDLHSAVGRDLLVDIFKGLGAEVHPFRRLDKFIAVDTEALDPADLARARQLIAAQHLDAVISTDGDGDRPLVIDEQGRQVNGDVLGILTAKILGARTVVTPLSTTSALEESGWFERIERTKIGSPFVVAQMAKSDLHPIVGFEANGGFLLGDDVTLSAGRLRRLPTRDSVLPMIAVLAQVRKAGLALSQLVATLPSRFMMADRVKEVPGERAARFLRAIETSQLFRSEFSSLIKEPQSLSTVDGVRMAFANGDTIHFRQSGNAPEMRIYVETEQAEKTERILRELVARLAEKI from the coding sequence ATGGCTGTTAGTTTTGGAACGTCCGGCCTTAGAGGCCCGGCGGCAGATTTCACGGATAAGGTCTGCGTCGCTTACATATTCGCCTTTTTAAGGCATCTTGCGCGCGATTTCGATTTTCAGAATGTTTATGTTGCGGCGGATTTGCGCGATTCGAGTCCGCGGATTGCTAAGGCATGCACTGCCGCAATCGAAGGACAAGGGAAAGTTGCGATCTGGGCTGGCAATGTTCCCACGCCCGCCCTCGCATCTTACGCCATGGAACGCAATGCACCCGCAATCATGATAACGGGAAGCCACATCCCAGAGGCTTACAACGGCATTAAATTCTATCGCCCTGACGGCGAGTTCCTGAAGGAAGATGAAGCGCCGGTTCGTCTTCTGGCCGAAGAATTGCTTGTTGAGGGTTTGCCTGATGGGGATACAGGCGATGGTGAACTCGGTTTACCCTTAGAAGCGGTTGAACAGAACTATATTTTAAGAGCAGTTGAGGCCTTCGGCCCGCAAGCTTTGTCGGGTTTGAAGATCGGTATCGATCTTCATTCCGCTGTCGGACGTGATCTGCTTGTCGATATATTCAAAGGTCTGGGGGCTGAAGTTCATCCGTTTCGTCGTCTGGACAAATTCATCGCCGTCGATACTGAGGCACTCGATCCCGCTGATCTTGCCCGTGCCCGCCAGCTCATTGCCGCTCAGCATCTCGATGCTGTTATCTCCACCGATGGTGATGGCGACAGGCCGCTTGTTATCGATGAGCAGGGCAGGCAGGTCAATGGCGATGTCCTTGGTATCCTGACAGCGAAAATTCTGGGCGCACGTACTGTGGTTACGCCCTTGAGCACGACCAGCGCGCTTGAAGAAAGCGGCTGGTTTGAGCGTATTGAAAGAACGAAGATTGGTTCGCCCTTCGTCGTTGCGCAAATGGCCAAGTCCGATCTGCATCCCATCGTTGGTTTTGAGGCCAATGGCGGCTTCTTATTGGGAGACGATGTAACGCTTTCGGCTGGTCGCCTGCGACGCCTTCCAACGCGCGATTCCGTTTTGCCCATGATAGCGGTGCTGGCGCAGGTCAGAAAAGCAGGCCTCGCGCTCAGCCAGTTGGTTGCAACGCTGCCATCGCGTTTCATGATGGCGGACCGGGTTAAGGAAGTTCCGGGTGAACGCGCGGCTCGATTCTTGCGCGCTATAGAAACGTCACAATTATTTCGTTCCGAATTTTCGTCGCTCATTAAAGAGCCTCAATCGCTTTCGACAGTCGATGGTGTGCGTATGGCGTTTGCCAACGGAGACACGATCCATTTCCGGCAGTCAGGCAACGCGCCGGAAATGCGCATCTATGTGGAAACCGAGCAGGCCGAGAAAACGGAACGAATTTTGCGTGAGCTGGTCGCACGTCTTGCGGAAAAAATATGA
- a CDS encoding mannose-1-phosphate guanylyltransferase/mannose-6-phosphate isomerase has protein sequence MGEQLIRPVVLAGGKGTRLWPMSRSQRPKQFLALTGDLSLFQMTLKRLSDPLRYLPPIVITNEDYRFIVAEQALECGVELSDVILEPVARNTAPAIAAAALIASKDEPTFVHVVASDHNIELNDAYFQAVDTATRVASMGRLATFGITPTEPATGFGYIEAGAAEESGACAIRRFVEKPNEEVAREMLAAGGFYWNSGMFLFRSDVFLDECKRQAPEVYDAAEASVAEARHDLDFIRLDKSAFEKAPDISVDYAIFEKTKLASVVPSPISWSDLGSWDAVWKESRQDEAGNVSRGPVSLHNTNNSLVLSEGVHVAVNGVDDLTVIASEDALYVGKLSESQSVGMIVEALMKQPATAKLAEEHRTTYRPWGGYTHLLFGDRFQVKRLFIKPGKQLSLQKHHHRSEHWVVVRGAAEITIDDERFSLSENESTYISQGAVHRVSNPGKILLEMIEVQTGAYLGEDDIVRFEDDFGRV, from the coding sequence TTGGGTGAGCAACTGATCAGACCAGTCGTGCTGGCGGGTGGTAAGGGTACCAGATTGTGGCCGATGTCACGCTCACAGCGCCCCAAACAGTTTCTGGCGCTGACTGGTGATCTCAGCCTTTTTCAGATGACTTTGAAGCGTTTGTCTGATCCGCTCCGCTACCTGCCGCCCATCGTGATTACCAATGAAGATTATCGCTTCATCGTGGCCGAACAAGCCCTGGAATGTGGTGTCGAGCTCTCGGACGTTATCCTCGAACCTGTTGCGCGTAATACGGCCCCTGCGATCGCGGCTGCCGCTTTGATCGCTTCCAAGGATGAACCAACGTTTGTCCACGTGGTTGCGTCGGATCATAATATCGAATTGAACGATGCCTATTTTCAAGCTGTCGATACGGCAACCAGAGTGGCAAGCATGGGGCGACTTGCCACTTTCGGCATTACACCGACAGAACCGGCGACGGGTTTCGGTTACATCGAAGCAGGTGCTGCGGAAGAAAGCGGGGCCTGCGCTATCAGGCGCTTCGTGGAAAAGCCGAACGAAGAGGTGGCCCGCGAGATGCTGGCTGCGGGCGGTTTCTATTGGAATTCCGGTATGTTCCTGTTTCGCTCGGACGTGTTTCTCGATGAGTGCAAGCGCCAGGCACCTGAAGTTTACGATGCTGCAGAGGCATCCGTTGCCGAGGCGCGGCATGATCTCGATTTCATAAGACTTGATAAATCCGCTTTTGAGAAAGCCCCCGACATTTCGGTCGATTATGCTATTTTCGAAAAGACGAAGCTTGCATCTGTGGTCCCATCACCGATCTCATGGTCTGATCTCGGCTCATGGGACGCGGTTTGGAAGGAAAGCCGTCAGGATGAGGCGGGCAATGTTTCGCGCGGACCGGTCAGTCTGCACAATACCAACAATTCCCTCGTCTTATCCGAGGGGGTCCATGTTGCGGTGAACGGTGTTGATGACCTGACGGTGATCGCCTCGGAAGATGCGCTCTATGTCGGCAAGCTGTCAGAGTCACAGAGCGTCGGCATGATTGTCGAGGCACTGATGAAACAACCTGCGACTGCCAAGCTTGCCGAAGAACACCGGACGACTTATCGCCCTTGGGGTGGGTATACACATCTTCTCTTCGGCGACCGGTTTCAGGTAAAGCGTCTGTTCATCAAACCGGGTAAGCAGCTCTCTTTGCAAAAGCATCATCATCGCTCCGAACATTGGGTCGTGGTGCGCGGTGCCGCCGAAATCACCATCGACGACGAGAGGTTTTCCCTGTCCGAAAATGAATCGACCTATATTTCCCAAGGTGCGGTGCATCGGGTATCCAATCCCGGCAAGATCTTGCTGGAAATGATCGAAGTCCAGACAGGAGCCTATCTGGGCGAGGACGATATTGTGCGTTTCGAGGATGATTTTGGACGAGTTTGA
- a CDS encoding ChaN family lipoprotein — translation MAEKRVVLLGEQHDRYDIHRWQMGVSASLLALRDDLAVGFEMFPRRLQPVLDEWVDGKLDADSFLARVEWGKVWGFSADLYWPLFHFCRDFRVKMLALNCRRDLVSRVGKEGWEAIAQEDRDGLSPPRPASLAHREHLLRLTNGGPAYMQGKSADAPEFDRFVRAQQTWDRAFACNIAEYLAQNPEALVVGIIGRGHMEYGFGTPDQLDDLGIDKVGVLLTQDRGDGLTEAQPGKTPAIANAVFRLERRSD, via the coding sequence ATGGCCGAAAAGCGTGTCGTCTTGTTGGGTGAACAGCATGACCGATACGATATTCATCGCTGGCAGATGGGTGTTTCAGCATCGCTACTCGCACTTCGCGATGATCTTGCTGTCGGTTTTGAGATGTTCCCCAGACGGCTTCAACCCGTGCTTGACGAATGGGTGGATGGCAAGCTGGATGCAGACAGCTTTCTGGCGCGTGTAGAATGGGGCAAAGTGTGGGGATTTTCTGCCGATCTTTACTGGCCGCTATTTCACTTCTGCCGTGACTTTCGCGTCAAGATGCTGGCACTCAATTGCCGCCGTGACTTGGTCAGCCGGGTTGGCAAGGAAGGCTGGGAGGCTATCGCACAAGAAGATCGCGATGGCCTGTCCCCGCCACGCCCCGCAAGCCTTGCCCATCGCGAACATCTGTTGCGCCTGACAAATGGCGGCCCAGCCTACATGCAGGGGAAATCAGCCGACGCGCCGGAGTTTGACCGCTTCGTGCGCGCGCAACAGACATGGGACCGCGCCTTCGCCTGCAACATTGCAGAATATCTGGCACAAAACCCCGAAGCACTTGTCGTCGGCATTATAGGGCGGGGTCATATGGAATATGGTTTCGGCACGCCAGATCAGCTTGATGATCTGGGTATTGATAAAGTGGGGGTTCTTCTCACCCAGGATAGAGGCGATGGCCTGACAGAAGCGCAACCTGGAAAAACACCTGCTATTGCGAATGCTGTTTTTCGCTTGGAACGCCGATCTGATTAA